The Fimbriimonadaceae bacterium nucleotide sequence GCCGGGTCTATGCCAAGGCCATCGTCCATGGCCGCAACGACCGCCACCTTTCCTCTGAGGAGCAGTCCGCAATAGAAATTGCGGGTACACAGCGCACCCAGCCTCGAATCCATCCATGAGCCACGCCAGCGACGACGTCCTGATCCGCCAGTGCCAAAAAGGCGACCGAACCGCCTTCGACAGCCTGGTGAAGCTTTACGAGGAAAAGGCCTACCTTTACGCGTACCGGCTGACCCGTAACCAAGACGAAGCCGCGGACGTTGTCGCAGACGCCTTCGTGAGGGTCTATAACGCGATCGGCAACTTTAGGAGCCAAGCCGCGTTTGGCACTTGGCTGTACCGGATTCTCACTAACTGTTATCTGGACCTCAAAAAGAAGGACAAGAGCAAATACCACACCAGTCTAGAGGCCACTATCCCTGTGGAAGGGGGCGAGGTCGAGAGGCAGGTGATCGACGAGAGGCCGGGGCC carries:
- a CDS encoding sigma-70 family RNA polymerase sigma factor; protein product: MSHASDDVLIRQCQKGDRTAFDSLVKLYEEKAYLYAYRLTRNQDEAADVVADAFVRVYNAIGNFRSQAAFGTWLYRILTNCYLDLKKKDKSKYHTSLEATIPVEGGEVERQVIDERPGPDEEAERNAREAAVQDALTRMPEYQRAMLVMYHVDNLSYEEISEALDLPIGTVKSRLNRARLALREHLAPNQELFQIG